The sequence CTGCAGGGCGTACCTCTGCGTATCCGGAGGCATAGACGTGCCTATTGTAATGGGAAGCCGTTCCACCTACACCCGCGCTTCGGTGGGAGGGCACGAGGGAAGGGCGCTGAGAAAGGGCGACGTGATCCGCTGCGCCGAGCCCGCTCCCCTGTGGAGACTGTGCGACGGGCTGGTCTGCCCCGAGGATCTGCGTCCCCCGAGGGATCCGGAAGCGCCCCTGAGGGTCATGCCCGGGCCGCAGGAGGACCACTTCACGGAGAAGGGCCTCGAGGCTTTCTACGGCTCCGAGTACCAGATCTCAAACAGCGCGGATCGAATGGGATACCGCATGGAGGGGGAGAGCATAGAACACGCGGGAGGCGCGGACATAATCTCCGACGCCATCCCTCTCGGCGCGGTGCAGGTGCCGGGTCACGGACAGCCCATAGTGATGCTTGCCGACCGTCAGACGACGGGCGGATACACGAAGATCGGAGTGGTCTGCACGGTTGACACAGCCGCCCTCTCGCAGCGGCTGCCCGGCGCGGGCGTCAAGTTCCGGAGGATCACTCTGGATGAGGCCGTCGAGCTTACGCGTACCGAGGCGAGGGCGCGGAGGGAGCTTCGCTCGCTGCGAGCCTCCTGGCGCTCGTTGTCTCGAGGCGCGACGTCGGCTTTCTACGGTGCGCGCACAAGCGGGGAGGCGATACTGCGCGTCGATGGAGAGGAGCACTCGGTCTCCTGGGAGGAGATCTAGGAGGTGAAGTGATGTTCAGGATCGACCTTAACAGCGATCTGGGGGAGAGCTTCGGACCGTGGTGCATGGGCATGGACC comes from Synergistaceae bacterium and encodes:
- a CDS encoding biotin-dependent carboxyltransferase family protein, with amino-acid sequence MTGPAIFSVRLPGMLSTVQDSGRWSYQGKGMPVAGAMDMQSYRLGNILVGNDEEDAALEVTLIGPTLDVVEGECVAAVTGAELGFSVNGRPVPNWTVVPLAAGDVISFSGPVSGCRAYLCVSGGIDVPIVMGSRSTYTRASVGGHEGRALRKGDVIRCAEPAPLWRLCDGLVCPEDLRPPRDPEAPLRVMPGPQEDHFTEKGLEAFYGSEYQISNSADRMGYRMEGESIEHAGGADIISDAIPLGAVQVPGHGQPIVMLADRQTTGGYTKIGVVCTVDTAALSQRLPGAGVKFRRITLDEAVELTRTEARARRELRSLRASWRSLSRGATSAFYGARTSGEAILRVDGEEHSVSWEEI